One Methanosphaera cuniculi DNA segment encodes these proteins:
- a CDS encoding transcription factor S, with product MEFCPNCGKVLLPKNGILHCFECGYDKTISDDDKKDYVIKQDVSDKNNLIMTDDKINTHPTTKGLCYRCGNRELEWWMVQMHRSDEAETRFYRCTKCGNTWRRSN from the coding sequence ATGGAATTTTGTCCTAACTGTGGAAAAGTCTTACTACCAAAAAATGGGATACTTCACTGCTTTGAATGTGGATATGATAAAACAATATCAGATGATGATAAAAAAGATTATGTAATAAAACAAGATGTATCAGATAAAAATAACCTAATAATGACAGATGATAAAATAAATACACACCCAACAACAAAGGGATTATGTTATCGTTGTGGTAATCGTGAACTTGAATGGTGGATGGTACAAATGCACCGCTCTGATGAAGCAGAAACCAGATTTTATAGATGTACAAAGTGTGGAAATACATGGAGACGTTCAAACTAG
- the mch gene encoding methenyltetrahydromethanopterin cyclohydrolase: MAESMNVEAMKIAKKMVEDQEKYNIQALELENKTTVIDCGVNVPGSIKGGELFTRVCLGGISDVGISIPGDLSDIMAMPAVKVKTDFPALSTLGSQKAGWKIDVDGYYAIGSGPAQAHKFKDNPIYEMCGYVEDSDVAVITLEADSIPTVEVADYIAYECGVKPENLMILVAPTASLVGSIQISGRALECGIFKMYEIMDFDVTKITYAAGITPITPVDPDSVKAMGKTNDAIIFGGRAYYYIEPDVGESLKELAANLPSSASDKYGQSFIELFKEANYDFYKMPQDIFAPAQVIVNDMLTGAMYHTGFIDLERLKKSFEVIEIINKK; encoded by the coding sequence ATGGCAGAAAGTATGAATGTAGAAGCTATGAAAATAGCAAAAAAAATGGTGGAAGATCAGGAAAAATATAACATTCAAGCATTAGAACTTGAAAATAAAACAACAGTTATAGATTGTGGAGTAAATGTTCCAGGAAGTATTAAAGGAGGAGAACTCTTCACACGAGTATGTCTTGGTGGAATTTCAGATGTAGGAATTTCAATACCAGGAGATCTTAGTGATATTATGGCAATGCCAGCTGTAAAAGTAAAAACAGACTTCCCAGCACTAAGTACTCTTGGATCACAAAAAGCAGGATGGAAAATAGATGTGGATGGATATTATGCTATAGGATCAGGACCTGCACAAGCACATAAATTTAAGGATAATCCAATTTATGAAATGTGTGGATATGTAGAAGATTCTGATGTAGCTGTAATAACACTTGAAGCTGATAGTATTCCAACAGTTGAAGTTGCAGATTACATTGCATATGAATGTGGTGTTAAACCTGAAAATCTCATGATTCTCGTAGCACCAACAGCATCACTTGTAGGTTCTATTCAAATATCAGGACGTGCACTTGAATGTGGAATATTTAAAATGTATGAAATTATGGATTTTGATGTAACAAAAATCACATATGCTGCAGGAATTACACCAATTACCCCTGTTGATCCTGATAGTGTTAAAGCTATGGGTAAAACAAATGATGCAATTATCTTTGGTGGACGTGCATACTACTATATTGAACCTGACGTTGGTGAATCACTCAAAGAACTTGCTGCAAATCTTCCATCATCTGCATCAGATAAGTATGGTCAAAGCTTTATTGAATTATTCAAAGAAGCAAATTATGACTTCTATAAAATGCCACAAGATATATTTGCACCAGCACAAGTTATTGTAAATGATATGCTTACAGGAGCAATGTATCATACTGGATTTATTGATCTTGAACGATTAAAAAAATCATTTGAAGTAATTGAAATTATAAACAAAAAATAA
- a CDS encoding DNA-directed RNA polymerase subunit P: protein MYKCINCGQTVDIKKYSESKCPKCRYRILFKEVPVVKRTVKAR, encoded by the coding sequence ATGTATAAATGCATTAATTGTGGACAAACTGTAGATATTAAAAAATACTCAGAATCAAAATGTCCTAAATGCAGATATAGAATTTTATTCAAAGAAGTACCTGTAGTAAAACGTACAGTAAAAGCAAGATAA
- a CDS encoding prefoldin subunit beta has product MEMPENIQEQLNQFQQAQQQAQSIAMQKQNLTIQLNESKKALDELSKIEDDQDVFKTAGPLLIKTTKADSEADLKDSIEMLEIREKTINKQEKRINDKLEELQTSLQSAMTQLQQPQ; this is encoded by the coding sequence ATGGAAATGCCAGAAAATATACAAGAACAATTAAACCAATTCCAACAAGCACAACAACAAGCACAATCAATTGCTATGCAAAAACAAAACTTAACAATACAACTTAATGAATCTAAAAAAGCATTAGATGAACTTTCAAAAATAGAAGATGATCAAGATGTATTTAAAACAGCAGGACCTCTTCTCATAAAAACAACAAAAGCAGATTCAGAAGCAGACCTAAAAGACAGTATAGAAATGCTTGAAATCAGAGAAAAAACAATCAACAAACAAGAAAAACGTATTAATGATAAACTTGAAGAATTACAAACAAGTCTTCAAAGTGCAATGACACAACTACAACAACCACAATAA
- a CDS encoding 50S ribosomal protein L15e translates to MYKYMKDAWKNPSESYVKELMRERLPKWRRQPVIVRVDKPTRIDRARRLGYKAKAGYVVARIRVRRGSRRKSRFKNGRDPKRMGVNKITGEKSIQRMAEERVARKYPNLEVLNSYWVWEDGKAKYYEVIMVDPQCPTIKNDDNINWICSNKQTRRTFRGLTSAGKKGRGLNHKGKGAEKVR, encoded by the coding sequence ATGTATAAGTATATGAAAGATGCATGGAAAAACCCATCAGAATCTTATGTAAAAGAACTCATGAGAGAAAGATTACCAAAATGGAGAAGACAACCTGTAATTGTAAGAGTAGATAAACCAACAAGAATCGACAGAGCACGAAGACTTGGATACAAAGCAAAAGCAGGATATGTTGTTGCAAGAATAAGAGTTAGAAGAGGATCAAGAAGAAAATCAAGATTCAAAAACGGTAGAGATCCAAAAAGAATGGGTGTAAACAAAATTACCGGAGAAAAATCCATTCAAAGAATGGCAGAAGAACGTGTAGCACGTAAATATCCTAACTTAGAAGTTCTTAACTCCTACTGGGTATGGGAAGATGGTAAAGCTAAATACTACGAAGTAATTATGGTAGATCCACAATGTCCTACAATCAAAAACGATGATAACATCAATTGGATTTGTAGCAACAAACAAACCAGACGTACCTTCAGAGGACTAACCAGTGCTGGTAAAAAAGGAAGAGGACTAAACCATAAAGGTAAAGGAGCAGAAAAGGTTAGATAA
- a CDS encoding exosome complex protein Rrp4, whose product MRYVENKEMVLPGTLLADNNYTTGRFTFHENDKIYSDTAGLVYFNSEKVSVIPFKYSYNPEYGDLIIGRVIGSSYSSWTIDINSSYNGFLLTSELYDKNEQNISNIINMNDMLLLRVSNVDEIHRVKLTLRSHGLGKFNQGFIIHVKQPTIHFLSEENAFLTNMIQEYTHTDIIVAKNGLIWINGLNEDIEKTIQVVKLIEKEPFKYNLIKDVQSMLIKFQNER is encoded by the coding sequence ATGCGATATGTTGAAAATAAGGAAATGGTTCTACCAGGAACTTTACTAGCTGATAACAACTACACAACAGGTAGATTCACATTTCATGAAAACGATAAAATCTACTCAGATACAGCAGGACTTGTATATTTTAACTCAGAAAAAGTATCAGTAATACCATTTAAATACTCATATAACCCAGAATATGGAGATCTTATAATAGGACGTGTTATAGGATCATCATACTCATCATGGACAATAGATATAAACAGTTCATATAATGGATTTCTTTTAACATCAGAATTATATGATAAAAATGAACAAAACATTTCAAACATAATAAATATGAATGACATGTTACTTCTACGTGTAAGTAATGTTGATGAAATTCACCGTGTAAAACTTACACTTAGATCACATGGACTTGGAAAATTTAATCAAGGATTTATAATACATGTAAAACAGCCAACAATACATTTTCTAAGTGAAGAAAACGCATTTCTAACAAACATGATACAAGAATATACACATACAGATATAATTGTAGCTAAAAATGGTTTAATATGGATAAATGGGCTAAATGAAGATATTGAAAAAACAATACAAGTTGTAAAACTAATAGAAAAAGAACCATTCAAATACAATCTAATTAAAGATGTACAAAGTATGCTGATAAAATTCCAAAACGAGAGATGA
- a CDS encoding RNase P subunit p30 family protein: MTFFYDFNIKPDIDVIKTLDKFNFKGACVFYNAKEVNENTRDEFEKLQNLTSMDLYYGIYVDEENPQILRNQVLKNYRKCDIIMVAGGKSAKLNHYTCKIREVDMIDHPYDLRGNGINHILSRMLVENNITVNINLMDIIKNRGTYRTRTLSQLRNILKMRDKFNFRVVFSTGAENFFDVRSPEAMISLGRLLNIQQDDMTKFISNNVEDVIENINKRQNGVIEGIQILK, from the coding sequence ATGACTTTTTTTTATGATTTTAATATTAAACCAGATATTGATGTTATAAAAACACTTGATAAATTCAACTTTAAAGGAGCATGTGTATTTTATAATGCAAAAGAGGTAAATGAAAATACACGCGATGAATTTGAAAAACTACAGAATCTTACAAGTATGGATTTATACTATGGAATATATGTAGATGAAGAAAATCCTCAAATTCTAAGAAATCAAGTACTAAAAAACTATCGTAAATGTGATATAATAATGGTTGCAGGTGGAAAAAGTGCAAAACTTAACCATTATACATGTAAAATACGTGAAGTTGACATGATTGATCATCCATATGATCTACGAGGAAATGGAATTAATCATATTTTATCACGTATGCTTGTTGAAAATAATATTACAGTTAACATTAATTTAATGGATATTATTAAAAATCGTGGAACTTATCGTACACGTACATTAAGCCAACTTCGTAACATTCTTAAAATGAGGGATAAATTTAATTTTAGAGTAGTTTTCTCAACAGGAGCTGAAAACTTCTTTGATGTTAGATCACCTGAGGCAATGATATCTCTTGGAAGACTTCTTAACATACAACAAGATGATATGACTAAATTTATTTCAAATAATGTTGAGGATGTTATAGAAAATATTAATAAACGACAAAATGGTGTAATTGAAGGAATACAAATACTAAAATAA
- a CDS encoding ribosome assembly factor SBDS: MVNVDEAVIARLESYGERFEILVDAELAADYKRGEDIAIEDVLAVEEVFKDAHKADKASEETMMKAFETTDALEVADKILHKGTIQITAQQKRQMQEEKTKQVINQIAREAINPQTKLPHPPKRIQKAMEEAKVHIDPMKTVEEQIQPTVKAILTKIPIRIEKVQVAIKIPGTYAGKAYSTINQYGKLQKEEWESDGSWIGIVEIPGGLQDEFFTALSGLTHGEVESKLIK; this comes from the coding sequence ATGGTTAATGTTGATGAAGCAGTAATAGCAAGACTTGAAAGTTACGGTGAAAGATTTGAAATACTAGTAGATGCAGAACTTGCAGCAGATTATAAACGTGGAGAAGACATAGCAATTGAAGATGTATTAGCTGTTGAAGAAGTATTTAAAGATGCACATAAAGCAGATAAAGCATCAGAAGAAACAATGATGAAAGCCTTTGAAACAACAGATGCACTAGAAGTAGCAGATAAAATACTCCATAAAGGAACAATACAAATAACAGCACAACAAAAACGTCAAATGCAAGAAGAAAAAACCAAACAAGTAATAAATCAAATAGCACGAGAAGCAATAAATCCACAAACTAAACTACCACATCCACCAAAAAGAATTCAAAAAGCAATGGAAGAAGCAAAGGTACATATTGATCCTATGAAAACTGTGGAAGAACAAATCCAGCCAACAGTAAAAGCAATACTAACAAAAATACCAATAAGAATTGAAAAAGTACAAGTAGCAATAAAAATACCAGGAACATATGCAGGAAAAGCATACTCAACAATAAATCAATATGGAAAACTTCAAAAAGAAGAATGGGAAAGTGATGGAAGCTGGATTGGAATTGTTGAAATACCAGGTGGACTTCAAGATGAATTCTTCACAGCTCTTAGTGGTTTAACACATGGAGAAGTTGAAAGTAAACTCATAAAATAA
- the purB gene encoding adenylosuccinate lyase, which produces MAIHPIEFRYGTPEMKAVWEQEAKLQNMLKVEAALAKAEGEIGLIPEDAAEEINRKATTEYVKQERVDEIERATNHDIAALMKALQEVCDGDSGEYVHYGSTSNDIIDSSQSLQLKESITIIRAKIIELMRVLMNLADEQKDTVTIGRTHGQHALPTTYGMKFAIYIDELTRQLERLDLTEKHLCVGMMTGAVGTTAALGDTGYEIHLRVSEILGLSPVHISNQVVQRDNHAEYVMTLANIASTLEKMALEVRNLQRTEIMEVGEKFDPEKQVGSSTMPHKRNPITGERICGVSRVIRAYVNTALQNNPLWHERDLTNSSSERIILPESSILTDYILKLSIKLFSNLDFYEENIERNLNLSNGLIMAERFMSKLTQKGMGRQSAYALVRKCSMDAYAEDKGLREVLSNQEEIKKYLTQEEIDETMDPHTYLGSCEKFVDNILDYAKNVIDEYEPQ; this is translated from the coding sequence ATGGCAATACATCCAATTGAATTCCGATACGGTACACCAGAAATGAAAGCTGTATGGGAACAAGAAGCAAAATTACAAAACATGCTAAAAGTTGAAGCAGCACTTGCTAAAGCTGAAGGTGAAATAGGATTAATACCTGAAGATGCAGCAGAAGAAATTAATCGTAAAGCAACAACAGAGTATGTTAAACAAGAACGTGTAGATGAAATTGAACGTGCAACAAACCACGATATAGCAGCATTAATGAAAGCATTACAAGAAGTATGTGATGGAGATAGTGGTGAATATGTTCACTATGGATCAACAAGTAATGATATTATTGATTCATCCCAATCACTACAACTTAAAGAATCAATTACAATAATACGAGCTAAAATTATTGAACTTATGCGTGTATTAATGAATCTTGCTGATGAACAAAAAGATACAGTAACAATAGGACGTACACACGGACAACACGCTTTACCAACAACATATGGAATGAAATTTGCAATATACATAGATGAATTAACACGTCAACTTGAAAGACTTGATTTAACAGAAAAACATTTATGTGTAGGAATGATGACAGGAGCAGTTGGAACTACAGCAGCACTTGGTGATACTGGATATGAAATACATTTAAGAGTATCTGAAATTCTTGGCTTAAGCCCTGTACATATATCAAATCAAGTTGTACAAAGAGATAATCATGCAGAATATGTAATGACATTAGCAAATATTGCAAGTACACTTGAGAAAATGGCACTTGAAGTACGTAACTTACAACGTACAGAAATTATGGAAGTTGGAGAAAAATTCGACCCTGAAAAACAAGTGGGAAGTAGTACAATGCCACATAAAAGAAATCCAATTACTGGTGAACGTATATGTGGAGTATCACGTGTAATTAGAGCATATGTAAATACTGCATTACAAAACAATCCACTATGGCATGAACGTGATCTTACAAATTCATCAAGTGAACGTATTATATTACCTGAATCTTCAATATTAACTGATTACATTCTTAAACTTTCAATTAAACTCTTTAGTAATCTTGACTTCTATGAAGAAAATATTGAACGTAATCTTAACTTAAGTAATGGTCTTATAATGGCTGAAAGATTCATGTCAAAACTTACCCAGAAAGGTATGGGACGTCAAAGTGCTTATGCTTTAGTACGTAAATGTTCAATGGATGCATATGCAGAAGATAAAGGTCTTCGTGAAGTATTATCAAATCAAGAAGAAATTAAAAAATACTTAACACAAGAAGAAATTGATGAAACAATGGATCCACACACCTATCTTGGAAGTTGTGAAAAATTTGTTGATAACATACTAGATTATGCTAAAAATGTTATTGATGAATATGAACCACAATAG
- the ribC gene encoding riboflavin synthase, whose protein sequence is MSKRVGICSTTFARFDMATAAIKQIKKQVDGVKFIESYVPGVKDLPVAAKILIEEEDCDIVMALGMPGGEKIDKLCAHEASTGLIQAQLMTNTHILEVFVHEDEGKDEKDLKQLAYNRATQHADNLVKMLFKPKALKKEAGMGIREGRENKGPL, encoded by the coding sequence ATGTCTAAAAGAGTTGGAATATGCAGTACTACATTTGCAAGATTTGATATGGCAACAGCTGCAATAAAACAAATAAAAAAACAAGTTGATGGAGTTAAATTTATTGAATCATATGTACCTGGAGTTAAAGATTTACCAGTAGCAGCAAAGATTCTTATTGAAGAGGAAGATTGTGATATTGTAATGGCTCTTGGTATGCCTGGTGGTGAGAAAATTGATAAACTCTGTGCACATGAGGCTAGTACTGGATTAATTCAAGCACAACTTATGACAAACACTCATATTCTTGAAGTATTTGTACATGAAGATGAAGGTAAAGATGAAAAGGATTTAAAACAGCTTGCATATAACCGGGCAACTCAACATGCTGATAATCTTGTTAAAATGCTCTTTAAACCTAAAGCACTTAAAAAAGAAGCTGGTATGGGAATACGTGAAGGTCGTGAAAATAAAGGACCTTTATAA
- the rrp41 gene encoding exosome complex exonuclease Rrp41 → MDEFIREDGRSPTTFRNMKMKVGILNNADGSAYIECGGNKILVGVYGPRELHSKKHSKPDGAVLRCKYNMAPFSVVERKRPGNDRRSTEISKLISEAITPCVFLEKYPRSSIDISIEVLEAEGGTRCLGIVGASLALADAEIPMRDLISACAVGKVDDTIVLDLSEKEDQTGNADIPVAIMPRTGEITFLQMDGNLTQDEFNEALNLAYAGCEFINQMQREALLNKYRGEL, encoded by the coding sequence ATGGATGAATTTATACGAGAAGATGGAAGATCACCAACTACATTTAGAAACATGAAAATGAAAGTAGGCATACTAAATAATGCAGATGGATCAGCCTACATTGAATGTGGAGGAAATAAAATACTAGTTGGAGTATATGGACCACGTGAACTACATTCAAAAAAACATTCAAAACCAGATGGAGCAGTACTCCGGTGTAAATATAACATGGCACCATTTTCAGTTGTAGAACGAAAAAGACCAGGAAATGATAGACGATCAACAGAAATATCTAAACTAATATCAGAGGCAATAACACCATGTGTATTTCTTGAGAAATATCCACGATCTTCAATAGATATTTCAATAGAAGTACTAGAAGCTGAAGGTGGAACTCGTTGTCTTGGAATAGTAGGAGCAAGTCTGGCATTAGCTGATGCTGAAATTCCAATGCGTGATCTTATTAGTGCATGTGCTGTTGGAAAAGTAGATGATACAATAGTACTTGATTTATCAGAAAAAGAAGATCAAACAGGAAATGCTGATATACCTGTTGCAATAATGCCAAGAACAGGTGAAATAACATTTCTTCAGATGGATGGAAACTTAACACAAGATGAATTTAATGAAGCATTAAATCTTGCATATGCAGGATGTGAATTTATAAATCAAATGCAACGTGAAGCATTACTTAACAAATATCGAGGTGAATTATAA
- a CDS encoding thymidylate synthase has translation MAKFIRTNSISDAWLTCVKKIMQEGNEVEDERGSKTLELQNVVLEITNPDDNTIPECSPWRDDRLETYKQELLDPNNDQGFVYTYGNRLREYFGIDQLDKCIEKLNDCRESRRAIAITIDPIKDNEVDEIPCLQEIAFLIRDDKLYMTDFFRSNDCGGATFPNLFGIREVGYYVADNTNTKLVNMVHHAMSLHIYEHDWDKCNEILRKY, from the coding sequence ATGGCAAAGTTTATAAGAACAAATTCAATATCAGATGCATGGCTTACATGTGTAAAAAAGATAATGCAAGAAGGTAATGAAGTAGAAGATGAACGAGGATCAAAAACATTAGAACTTCAAAATGTAGTACTTGAAATAACAAACCCAGATGATAATACAATACCAGAATGCTCACCATGGCGTGATGATAGACTTGAAACCTACAAACAAGAATTACTAGATCCAAATAATGATCAAGGATTTGTTTACACCTATGGAAACAGGCTACGTGAATATTTTGGAATTGATCAACTAGATAAATGTATAGAAAAACTAAATGACTGTCGTGAATCAAGACGTGCAATAGCAATAACAATAGATCCAATAAAAGATAATGAAGTTGATGAAATTCCATGTCTTCAAGAAATAGCATTTCTAATACGTGATGATAAACTATACATGACAGACTTCTTCAGAAGTAATGACTGTGGAGGAGCAACATTCCCTAATCTATTTGGAATACGAGAAGTAGGATATTATGTAGCAGATAATACAAATACAAAGCTTGTTAATATGGTTCATCATGCAATGAGTCTTCATATCTATGAACATGACTGGGATAAATGTAATGAAATATTAAGAAAATATTAA
- a CDS encoding exosome complex protein Rrp42 (involved in the 3' to 5' degradation of a variety of RNA species; forms a trimer of heterodimers (hexamer) with Rrp42; Rrp41 is the catalytically active subunit) — protein MVNVISEVSKETIYDLLSEGRRVDGRKFTQYRDITVKTNYISKANGSALVSIGNTTVIAGVKAQLSTPFNNSPDEGILIINTESLAVANRNFEHGPPNKFTVEISRVVDRTIREAPLIDLKELCIIESDKVWKLYVDIYIVDFDGNMMDAAALGAICALMTTKIPTASCVNNEVTVDEDILMELPIKNKCTLTTATKINNQIYMMQHIMRKL, from the coding sequence ATGGTTAATGTTATTTCTGAAGTTTCAAAAGAAACAATCTATGACTTACTTAGTGAAGGAAGACGTGTTGATGGACGTAAATTCACACAATACAGGGACATAACTGTTAAAACTAATTATATAAGTAAGGCTAATGGTTCAGCTTTAGTTTCAATTGGAAATACAACTGTTATTGCTGGTGTTAAAGCTCAACTTTCAACTCCATTTAATAATTCACCAGATGAGGGAATTCTTATTATTAATACAGAATCTCTTGCTGTTGCTAATCGTAATTTTGAACATGGTCCTCCTAATAAGTTTACTGTTGAAATATCACGAGTAGTTGATCGTACAATACGTGAAGCTCCCCTTATTGATCTTAAGGAATTATGTATTATTGAATCAGATAAGGTCTGGAAGTTATATGTTGATATTTATATTGTTGATTTTGATGGTAATATGATGGATGCAGCAGCACTTGGTGCAATATGTGCTCTTATGACTACAAAAATACCAACAGCAAGCTGTGTTAATAATGAAGTTACAGTTGATGAGGATATTTTAATGGAACTTCCTATTAAAAATAAGTGTACTCTTACAACTGCTACTAAAATAAACAACCAGATATATATGATGCAACATATAATGAGGAAATTATAA
- a CDS encoding RNA-binding domain-containing protein — MIHNISYRTFVYGTEDEEKVTESISYLFENPLPEKTVNEDHFDDDIIILTQKFDKKADIKKFIKFLNETLSDEDKQTISDELERRVDEKGNLFLRFDKQCAYLEHLKLTTTGNAIHVRIKIASYPVSKENAIKVAKEKIFNFL, encoded by the coding sequence ATGATCCATAACATATCCTATCGGACATTTGTTTATGGTACAGAGGATGAAGAAAAGGTAACCGAATCAATAAGTTACCTTTTTGAAAATCCTTTACCTGAAAAAACAGTTAATGAAGATCATTTTGATGATGATATAATAATATTAACTCAGAAATTTGATAAAAAAGCTGATATTAAAAAATTCATCAAATTCTTAAATGAGACACTATCAGATGAAGATAAACAAACCATTTCAGATGAACTTGAACGTAGAGTTGATGAAAAAGGTAACTTATTTTTAAGATTTGATAAGCAATGTGCATATCTTGAACATCTAAAATTAACAACAACAGGTAATGCCATACATGTACGAATAAAAATAGCAAGTTATCCTGTAAGTAAAGAAAATGCAATAAAAGTTGCAAAAGAGAAAATCTTTAACTTCTTATAA
- the rpl37A gene encoding 50S ribosomal protein L37Ae, protein MVKKSKVGSTGRFGARYGRKAKRTVKDIEDKMHAKHICPKCDRPGVKRTHAGIWKCKKCGNVFTGGAYVPATPMGKVAKRNIKRITGGE, encoded by the coding sequence ATGGTAAAAAAAAGTAAAGTAGGATCTACTGGTCGTTTTGGAGCTAGATATGGTAGAAAAGCTAAAAGAACAGTGAAAGATATCGAAGATAAAATGCATGCAAAACACATATGTCCTAAATGTGACAGACCAGGTGTTAAAAGAACACATGCAGGTATCTGGAAATGTAAAAAATGTGGAAACGTATTTACTGGTGGAGCATACGTACCTGCAACACCAATGGGAAAAGTTGCAAAACGTAACATTAAACGTATCACTGGAGGAGAATAA
- a CDS encoding KEOPS complex subunit Pcc1 — translation MENKILKSIQTIFEVQLDTPKQAQIIYNSLIPEIEYNHKNDRSTSTIKQEDKSIIITINSKDVVSLRASINSYIRWIKLSIEILNI, via the coding sequence ATGGAAAATAAAATACTTAAAAGTATACAAACCATTTTTGAAGTACAACTTGATACACCAAAACAAGCTCAGATAATATATAACTCACTAATACCTGAAATTGAATATAATCACAAAAATGACAGATCAACAAGTACAATAAAACAAGAAGATAAAAGTATAATAATAACAATCAATTCAAAAGATGTAGTTTCACTACGTGCTTCAATAAATTCATATATAAGATGGATTAAATTATCAATAGAAATATTAAATATATAA
- a CDS encoding Rpp14/Pop5 family protein, whose product MVMINKLKILPPTLREKKRYIAFHLYSQNKVAKDTLIPYLWNTIINLYGEIHASKINIWVSDFDFIEFKDNINKYTVLVKCQRGYEDDFITMLNTLTYFKGKRIVADIIGVSGTIRAIRKKV is encoded by the coding sequence ATGGTAATGATAAATAAGTTAAAAATACTACCACCAACACTACGTGAGAAAAAAAGATATATAGCATTTCATCTTTATTCACAAAACAAAGTAGCTAAAGATACTCTTATACCTTATCTTTGGAATACTATAATTAACTTATATGGTGAAATACATGCAAGTAAGATTAATATATGGGTTTCTGATTTTGACTTTATTGAATTTAAAGATAACATAAATAAATACACAGTATTAGTTAAATGTCAACGAGGATATGAAGATGACTTTATAACAATGCTTAACACTCTTACATACTTTAAAGGCAAACGTATTGTAGCAGATATTATTGGTGTATCAGGAACAATACGTGCAATACGAAAAAAAGTATAA